The sequence below is a genomic window from Desulfomonile tiedjei.
CGTCGTGGATCTCCACGGTGAGGGCCAGATAATATCGCGGCAGTTCACGCATGGATTCGATGAAAACCGTGTCATATACCGATTGAGAGCGGTTACGAAGTTCCCCCTCGGTTATCACCGCTGCTTCGATAAGTATTCGATAGGCCTTCTCAAGACCTTTCGAAGATAAGCCATATTTCTCCATCAGCTCAAAGTCGGACACGCCCAAGCGGATCTCTTGGACGAGTTCGCCCGCGGTGATCTGCCTGATAACAACAGTGTCGCTGCATGCCGCGGGCCGCCGGTCGATCTCCTTCTGGGTCACGGCCTTGATGCTAAGCAGCTTCGAAAGCATGCTTTGAAGCCCTTTGGCCGATAACTCGTACTTGTCCATAATCTCGGCATCAGTCATATGGGCCCGGATATCATTTACGATTTCTTTGGCCTTGATGGTTCGTTTCGGTGACACG
It includes:
- a CDS encoding PilZ domain-containing protein → MSPKRTIKAKEIVNDIRAHMTDAEIMDKYELSAKGLQSMLSKLLSIKAVTQKEIDRRPAACSDTVVIRQITAGELVQEIRLGVSDFELMEKYGLSSKGLEKAYRILIEAAVITEGELRNRSQSVYDTVFIESMRELPRYYLALTVEIHDAARPGTPGKLRDITEQGVGITGIRATIGEVKTLVIPAESFIDVQRIVFDAECIWTEPGGPGGEPAAGFRIANISEQGLNDLKELIRAVAFDR